One Acidisarcina sp. DNA segment encodes these proteins:
- a CDS encoding phage portal protein, with the protein MGIFSAIQAARESMERDAAPITLRGAGLSLENPAVSLSSPAAYQLLSGSYPTVSGESINTESALRIGAVYACIRVIGNGVAGMPAKMYSIDGANHTEAVDHPLYYKLTQEPNPEMTAFTFFTALSGAMALTGNGYALIERNPAGQVVALWPIPPRLIEPKRKKKSLIYTFTDPESHAETQIAPADIIHVPLFCFDGLKGYSPIDLARQGLGLAKAAEKYAASYFGTGGDPGGIMSTPDDIDLAELTTAKTSWDQQRAGSGSAGKTVFVAGNWKYEPIAISQRDAQFIESRKFQREEICALWGV; encoded by the coding sequence ATGGGAATCTTCTCAGCCATCCAGGCGGCACGCGAATCGATGGAGCGCGATGCCGCGCCCATCACGTTGCGCGGTGCGGGTCTCAGCCTCGAAAATCCTGCTGTATCACTGTCGTCCCCCGCTGCATACCAGCTACTCTCCGGATCTTATCCCACAGTATCCGGCGAGTCGATCAATACAGAGTCGGCGCTACGCATCGGCGCTGTCTATGCCTGCATCCGCGTCATAGGTAACGGTGTAGCAGGCATGCCAGCGAAGATGTATTCCATCGATGGTGCAAATCACACCGAGGCTGTAGACCACCCGCTGTACTACAAGCTCACGCAAGAGCCAAACCCGGAGATGACGGCTTTCACATTTTTTACCGCCCTCTCCGGGGCTATGGCTCTGACAGGCAATGGCTACGCCCTCATAGAGCGCAACCCAGCGGGACAAGTAGTAGCGCTATGGCCGATCCCGCCTCGCCTCATCGAGCCCAAGCGCAAAAAAAAGTCCCTCATCTATACATTTACCGACCCTGAGAGTCATGCTGAGACTCAGATAGCTCCTGCGGACATCATCCATGTACCCTTGTTTTGCTTCGATGGGCTCAAAGGCTATAGTCCGATCGATCTCGCACGACAGGGATTGGGACTAGCTAAAGCTGCGGAGAAGTATGCTGCCAGCTACTTTGGCACCGGTGGCGACCCCGGGGGTATCATGTCCACCCCGGATGACATCGATCTTGCGGAACTAACCACGGCTAAAACTTCGTGGGATCAGCAGCGAGCTGGATCTGGATCAGCCGGTAAGACCGTTTTCGTCGCAGGCAATTGGAAGTATGAGCCGATTGCTATCTCTCAGCGCGATGCTCAGTTTATCGAGTCCAGAAAATTTCAACGTGAGGAGATATGTGCTCTCTGGGGTGTC